From Selenomonas ruminantium AC2024, a single genomic window includes:
- a CDS encoding UvrB/UvrC motif-containing protein, with protein sequence MLCDDCGRHEAVVHITQIGPNGRVEKNLCEACAAGYSEFAGVPHQDKRNVSVDDFLRGIFSNAAVQEDKATNEEGELVCPRCGMSYRDFSQQGKIGCAACYATFRQQLEPMLRRIHGSSVHRGKIPHRSGGTLELKQNIALLQQQLKICVEQEEYEKAAELRDKVRAMKQELAAKEGGRNNG encoded by the coding sequence ATGTTATGTGATGATTGCGGCCGCCATGAAGCGGTTGTACATATTACCCAGATTGGCCCAAATGGCCGGGTGGAAAAGAATCTTTGCGAGGCCTGTGCAGCCGGTTACAGCGAGTTTGCCGGAGTGCCGCATCAGGATAAGCGCAATGTGTCGGTGGATGATTTCCTGCGGGGCATCTTCAGCAACGCAGCCGTGCAGGAGGATAAGGCCACCAATGAGGAGGGGGAACTGGTTTGTCCCCGCTGTGGCATGAGCTATCGGGATTTCAGCCAGCAGGGCAAAATCGGTTGTGCGGCCTGCTATGCTACCTTCCGTCAGCAGCTTGAGCCCATGCTGCGCCGTATCCATGGCTCCAGCGTTCATCGGGGTAAAATTCCCCATCGCAGCGGCGGTACATTGGAACTCAAGCAGAATATTGCGCTTCTGCAGCAGCAGTTGAAAATCTGCGTCGAGCAGGAAGAATACGAAAAGGCCGCAGAACTGCGGGATAAGGTACGGGCCATGAAACAGGAACTGGCCGCCAAGGAAGGGGGCAGAAACAATGGTTGA
- a CDS encoding biotin/lipoyl-containing protein, with protein sequence MKKFNITVNGTAYEVEVEEVKSAVAAPKAAPAAPKAAPAPAPAAPAAPKKAAVAAGAGEHSIDAPMPGKIVKLVASEGQAVKAGETLLILEAMKMQNEIAADADGVVKSFNVAAGQSVKAHESLVILG encoded by the coding sequence ATGAAAAAGTTCAATATCACGGTAAACGGTACGGCTTATGAAGTCGAAGTTGAAGAAGTAAAATCCGCTGTTGCAGCTCCGAAGGCTGCTCCGGCTGCACCGAAAGCAGCTCCTGCACCGGCTCCGGCCGCTCCTGCTGCACCGAAGAAGGCTGCTGTAGCCGCTGGTGCTGGTGAGCACTCCATCGATGCTCCGATGCCGGGCAAAATCGTGAAGCTCGTTGCTTCCGAAGGCCAGGCTGTTAAAGCTGGCGAAACCCTGCTGATTCTCGAAGCTATGAAGATGCAGAACGAAATCGCAGCTGACGCTGACGGCGTTGTTAAGAGCTTCAACGTGGCCGCTGGCCAGAGCGTTAAAGCTCATGAATCCCTGGTTATCCTGGGCTAA
- the mmdA gene encoding methylmalonyl-CoA decarboxylase subunit alpha has protein sequence MATVQEKIDLMHAKKEHIMQGGGEARIAKQHEKGKQTARERIAKLFDEGTFVELDMFMKHRCTNFGQEKKELPGEGVVTGYGTVDGRLVYAYAQDFTVEGGSLGEKHAHKIWKVMDLAMKMGAPCIGINDSGGARIQEAVDALSGYGGIFFRNTAASGVIPQISVIMGPCAGGAVYSPAITDFIYMVKNTSQMFITGPAVIKSVTAEEVTAEALGGAMTHNTRSGVAHFAAEDEDDCIKQIRYLLSFLPSNNMEDAPIMESGDDPDRQDESLNTVIPDNPNAPYDMKDVIRSIVDNGEFYEVHEHFATNIICCFARFDGRSVGIIANQPNVMAGCLDVDASDKSARFIRFCDAFNIPLVNLVDVPGFLPGVDQEHNGIIRHGAKMLYAYSEATVPKVTVITRKAYGGSYIAMCCRELGADQVMAWPTSEIAVMGPAGAANIIFRKDPDKEAKTAEYVENFATPYVAAERGYVDMVIEPKETRPYIITALNALASKREVGPAKKHGCIPL, from the coding sequence ATGGCTACTGTTCAGGAAAAAATTGATTTAATGCATGCCAAAAAAGAACATATCATGCAGGGCGGCGGCGAAGCTCGTATCGCCAAGCAGCATGAAAAAGGCAAGCAGACAGCTCGTGAACGTATCGCAAAACTGTTTGATGAAGGTACTTTCGTTGAGCTGGATATGTTTATGAAACATCGTTGCACCAACTTCGGTCAGGAAAAGAAAGAACTGCCCGGTGAAGGTGTAGTAACCGGTTACGGTACGGTTGACGGCCGTCTGGTTTATGCTTATGCACAGGACTTCACCGTTGAAGGCGGTTCCCTGGGTGAAAAGCATGCACATAAAATTTGGAAGGTTATGGATCTGGCCATGAAGATGGGCGCTCCCTGCATCGGCATCAACGACTCTGGCGGTGCGCGCATTCAGGAAGCCGTTGACGCTCTGTCCGGTTACGGCGGTATCTTCTTCCGCAACACGGCTGCTTCCGGCGTTATCCCGCAGATTTCTGTAATCATGGGCCCCTGCGCTGGTGGTGCTGTATACAGCCCGGCTATCACGGACTTTATCTACATGGTAAAGAACACGAGCCAGATGTTCATCACGGGCCCTGCCGTTATCAAATCCGTTACGGCTGAAGAAGTAACGGCTGAAGCTCTCGGTGGTGCTATGACCCACAACACCCGCAGCGGTGTGGCTCACTTTGCAGCTGAGGACGAAGACGACTGCATCAAGCAGATTCGTTACCTGCTGTCCTTCCTGCCGAGCAACAACATGGAAGATGCGCCGATTATGGAATCCGGCGATGATCCGGACCGTCAGGATGAAAGCCTGAACACGGTTATCCCGGATAACCCGAATGCACCTTATGACATGAAGGATGTTATTCGTTCCATCGTTGATAATGGTGAATTCTACGAAGTACATGAGCACTTTGCTACCAACATCATCTGCTGCTTTGCCCGTTTCGATGGCCGCAGCGTTGGTATCATCGCCAACCAGCCGAATGTAATGGCAGGCTGCCTGGATGTAGACGCTTCGGATAAATCCGCTCGCTTCATCCGCTTCTGCGATGCCTTCAACATTCCTCTGGTTAACCTCGTTGACGTACCGGGCTTCCTGCCGGGCGTTGACCAGGAACACAATGGTATCATCCGTCATGGTGCCAAGATGCTGTACGCATACAGTGAAGCAACGGTTCCTAAGGTTACGGTTATCACCCGTAAGGCTTATGGCGGTTCCTACATCGCTATGTGCTGCCGCGAACTCGGCGCTGACCAGGTTATGGCTTGGCCGACTTCCGAAATCGCAGTTATGGGCCCGGCCGGTGCTGCTAACATCATCTTCCGCAAAGACCCGGATAAGGAAGCAAAGACGGCAGAGTATGTAGAAAACTTTGCTACGCCGTATGTTGCTGCTGAACGCGGTTATGTGGATATGGTTATCGAACCGAAGGAAACCCGTCCGTACATCATTACGGCCCTCAATGCTCTCGCCAGCAAACGTGAGGTTGGCCCGGCCAAGAAACACGGGTGCATTCCGCTTTAA
- the mce gene encoding methylmalonyl-CoA epimerase: MFKVLGVDHIGIAVGDLKEVGSFWGDMLGLPNNGEETVEEQKVTTGFFPTPNGSEIELLAATSDDSPIAKFIEKNGGRGGIQHIALRVDNLEAALADLKEKGVRLIDEKPRKGAGGAKIAFVHPKASHGVLLELCQRD; the protein is encoded by the coding sequence ATGTTTAAGGTATTAGGTGTAGATCATATCGGTATTGCTGTTGGTGACCTGAAAGAAGTTGGCTCCTTCTGGGGCGACATGCTCGGACTGCCGAACAATGGTGAAGAAACCGTTGAAGAACAGAAAGTAACCACGGGTTTCTTCCCGACGCCGAACGGCAGCGAAATCGAACTCTTGGCTGCAACTTCTGATGATTCCCCGATTGCCAAGTTCATCGAGAAGAACGGCGGCCGCGGCGGCATCCAGCACATTGCTCTGCGCGTAGATAACCTCGAAGCAGCTCTGGCTGACCTCAAGGAAAAAGGCGTGCGCCTGATTGACGAAAAGCCCCGCAAAGGTGCTGGCGGCGCTAAGATTGCCTTCGTTCATCCGAAAGCCTCCCATGGTGTTCTTCTGGAACTCTGCCAGCGTGATTAA
- a CDS encoding ATP-dependent Clp protease ATP-binding subunit, which translates to MDYRNHFTNRAIKAIEFAQYAARDLAQDYIGTEHILLGLLHEREGLAAKAMGALGMSFEKAAAQIKRIASQEAEYPSDNPYYTPRAKRVMEGAFEEAQSLGHSYIGTEHILLSLLEETEGAAVEVLELMGVNPDDLQDEIMDRIDAQQPDGEECPHEAKRGRHSRDGMPLLKKYGRDLNKMAKDAQMDPVIGREMEIQRVIQILSRRTKNNPVLLGEPGVGKTAIAEGLAQRIVEGTVPYMLQEKQVFSLSITSLVAGAKYRGEFEERLKGVIEEIQRVGNIILFIDEMHTLVGAGAGEGSLDAANILKPALSRGEIQVIGATTLDEYKKYLEKDAALSRRFQPIMVEEPTEEDAEKILFGLRGKYEEFHQATIEDEAVKAAVHLSHRYITDRFLPDKAIDLMDEAASKVRMGQVAPTETIQTLREQLNQTLIEKEAAITAQEYERAAKLRDKYLQLKDELADKQQVWEKKGKNHITVTAEDIAAVTAQWTGIPVSQLAASESAKLLKLEKILGARVIGQSEAVKAVAKAIRRARSGLKDPKRPIGSFLFLGPTGVGKTELARTLAAALFGSEEAIIRFDMSEYMEKHTVSRMVGAPPGYVGYQEGGQLTDAVRRKPYSIILLDEIEKAHPDVFNILLQVLDDGRLTDGQGRTVDFRNSVIIMTSNAGSNLLKKAKTSMGFAVNVKDEREAEEKAAEKRVLDAVKHVFKPEFLNRVDEQLVFHPLARPELAKIVDILLQDVKNRLLEKDIKLEVSASARNKLVDEGTDFKFGARPLKRAIQKLVEDEIAEMLLQGKFKAGDTIAVRKSGKELDFSKKTPRVNRRRKVTANVPQ; encoded by the coding sequence ATGGACTATCGCAATCACTTTACCAACCGGGCCATCAAAGCCATTGAGTTTGCCCAATACGCGGCACGCGATTTGGCGCAGGACTACATTGGCACGGAACATATATTGCTGGGCCTGCTGCACGAGCGCGAAGGTCTGGCTGCCAAGGCCATGGGTGCTCTGGGCATGAGCTTTGAAAAGGCCGCGGCGCAGATTAAACGAATTGCTTCCCAGGAAGCGGAGTATCCTTCGGATAATCCTTACTATACCCCTAGAGCTAAGCGGGTTATGGAAGGCGCTTTTGAGGAAGCCCAGAGCCTTGGGCACAGCTACATCGGCACGGAGCATATTCTCTTGAGTCTGCTCGAAGAAACAGAAGGGGCAGCAGTGGAAGTGTTGGAGCTGATGGGCGTGAACCCGGATGATTTGCAGGATGAAATCATGGACCGCATTGACGCCCAGCAGCCTGACGGGGAGGAATGTCCCCATGAAGCCAAGCGGGGTCGTCATTCGCGGGACGGCATGCCCCTGCTGAAAAAATATGGTCGTGACCTCAACAAGATGGCCAAGGATGCCCAGATGGACCCGGTAATCGGCCGGGAAATGGAAATTCAGCGGGTGATTCAGATTCTTTCCCGCCGCACGAAAAATAATCCCGTGCTCTTAGGTGAGCCCGGGGTGGGCAAAACCGCCATTGCCGAAGGTTTGGCCCAGCGTATTGTGGAGGGTACTGTGCCCTATATGCTGCAGGAGAAGCAGGTGTTTTCCCTGTCCATCACTTCGTTGGTGGCCGGAGCCAAGTACCGCGGCGAGTTCGAGGAACGCCTCAAAGGCGTAATCGAGGAAATCCAGCGTGTGGGCAATATCATTCTGTTTATTGATGAGATGCACACTTTGGTGGGGGCTGGGGCCGGAGAAGGTTCCTTAGATGCCGCAAATATCCTGAAACCTGCCCTGTCCCGTGGTGAGATTCAGGTTATTGGCGCGACCACTTTGGATGAATACAAGAAGTATCTGGAAAAGGATGCGGCTCTTTCCCGCAGGTTCCAGCCGATTATGGTGGAGGAACCCACGGAAGAGGATGCGGAAAAAATTCTCTTTGGCCTGCGCGGCAAGTATGAGGAATTTCATCAGGCGACCATCGAGGATGAAGCGGTGAAGGCAGCGGTGCATCTGTCGCACCGTTATATCACCGACCGCTTCCTGCCGGATAAAGCCATCGACTTGATGGATGAAGCGGCCTCCAAGGTACGCATGGGGCAGGTTGCGCCTACGGAAACCATTCAGACGCTGCGTGAACAGCTAAATCAGACCTTGATTGAAAAAGAAGCGGCCATTACCGCCCAGGAATATGAGCGGGCGGCCAAATTGCGGGATAAATACCTGCAGTTAAAGGACGAACTGGCTGATAAACAGCAAGTTTGGGAGAAAAAGGGCAAGAACCATATTACGGTGACGGCCGAGGATATTGCGGCGGTAACTGCCCAATGGACGGGAATTCCCGTGAGTCAGCTTGCCGCCTCGGAGTCGGCCAAACTGCTGAAACTCGAAAAGATTTTAGGCGCGCGGGTTATCGGCCAGAGCGAAGCGGTCAAAGCCGTGGCCAAGGCCATCCGCCGGGCGCGCTCGGGCTTAAAGGACCCCAAACGTCCGATTGGTTCCTTCCTGTTCTTAGGTCCGACCGGCGTAGGCAAGACGGAACTTGCGCGGACGCTAGCGGCGGCGCTCTTTGGTTCGGAGGAAGCCATCATCCGCTTCGATATGAGCGAGTATATGGAAAAGCATACGGTTTCCCGCATGGTCGGAGCGCCTCCGGGATATGTGGGCTATCAGGAAGGCGGCCAGCTCACCGATGCAGTGCGCCGCAAGCCCTATTCCATCATCCTGCTCGATGAAATCGAAAAAGCCCATCCGGATGTGTTTAACATCCTGCTGCAGGTACTCGATGACGGCCGTTTGACCGATGGTCAGGGCCGCACGGTGGACTTCCGCAACAGTGTGATTATCATGACCTCCAATGCCGGTTCCAATCTGCTGAAGAAGGCCAAGACCTCTATGGGCTTTGCGGTTAATGTGAAGGACGAGCGAGAGGCTGAGGAAAAAGCAGCTGAGAAGCGGGTGCTGGATGCGGTGAAGCATGTATTCAAACCGGAATTTTTGAACCGTGTGGATGAACAACTGGTGTTCCATCCGCTGGCTCGCCCGGAATTGGCGAAGATTGTGGACATTTTGCTGCAGGATGTGAAGAACCGCCTGCTCGAAAAGGATATCAAGCTCGAAGTCAGTGCTTCGGCCCGGAATAAACTGGTGGACGAGGGCACGGATTTCAAATTTGGTGCCCGTCCGCTGAAGCGTGCCATTCAGAAGCTGGTCGAGGACGAAATTGCCGAAATGCTGCTGCAGGGTAAATTCAAGGCAGGCGATACCATTGCCGTCCGCAAGAGCGGCAAGGAGCTGGACTTCAGCAAAAAGACCCCGCGCGTAAATAGACGGCGCAAGGTGACAGCCAATGTCCCGCAATAA
- the radA gene encoding DNA repair protein RadA: MAKKKKTVFVCQDCGYETPKWLGKCPGCGAWNTMVEEVVAPETGGSSGSGGLRLGLSDAQKPQPIGEVAIEDLPRFATGSEELDRVLGGGVIPGSMVLIVGDPGVGKSSLTLRVCADVARAGRSVLYVTGEESTRQVRMRGDRLNAIADKLYVVSETNMETIEAHIENTKPELLVIDSIQTVFKPEVQSAPGSVSQVRECAVDILRIAKSKGIAAFVIGHVTKEGNLAGPRVLEHIVDTVLYFEGERNAEYRVLRAVKNRFGSTNELGLFEMRDVGLVDVPDASKLFLSDREGDSGTVIIPTVEGTRPLLVELQALVAPTPYVPPRRTADSVDIKRIQLLLAVLEKRVHLQVGACDVYVKVAGGIKIDEPAADLGICVAMASSFANRQIRSKTIVFGEVGLSGEVRAVGQADVRINEAKRLGFEHVVLPMKNYRQLAKEIKGIKLYGAETIGDALKLAMPRN, encoded by the coding sequence GTGGCCAAAAAGAAAAAGACAGTTTTCGTCTGTCAGGATTGCGGCTATGAGACCCCAAAATGGCTGGGAAAATGTCCCGGCTGCGGGGCTTGGAATACGATGGTGGAGGAAGTCGTAGCTCCGGAAACAGGCGGGAGCTCGGGAAGCGGCGGCCTGCGGCTGGGCCTTTCGGATGCGCAAAAGCCACAGCCCATTGGTGAGGTAGCCATTGAGGACTTGCCCCGCTTTGCCACGGGCTCGGAGGAACTCGATAGAGTATTGGGCGGCGGCGTTATCCCTGGCTCGATGGTGCTGATTGTCGGTGACCCCGGCGTGGGCAAGTCGAGCCTGACCCTGCGTGTCTGTGCGGATGTGGCGCGGGCCGGCCGCAGTGTCCTCTATGTTACGGGCGAGGAGAGCACGCGGCAGGTGCGTATGCGCGGTGATAGGTTAAATGCCATTGCCGATAAGCTCTATGTGGTCAGCGAGACCAATATGGAGACGATTGAAGCGCATATCGAAAACACCAAACCGGAGCTTCTGGTTATTGACTCCATTCAGACGGTGTTCAAGCCCGAAGTGCAGAGTGCGCCGGGCAGTGTGTCACAGGTGCGGGAATGTGCTGTGGATATTTTGCGCATTGCCAAGAGCAAGGGCATTGCCGCCTTTGTCATCGGTCATGTGACGAAGGAAGGCAATCTGGCGGGCCCGCGGGTGTTGGAACATATCGTGGATACTGTGCTCTATTTTGAAGGCGAGCGCAATGCCGAGTACCGTGTACTGCGGGCGGTCAAGAACCGTTTCGGCAGTACCAATGAACTGGGGCTGTTTGAAATGCGCGATGTCGGTCTGGTGGATGTGCCGGATGCGTCCAAACTTTTCCTGTCGGATAGGGAAGGGGACAGCGGTACGGTGATTATCCCTACCGTGGAAGGCACAAGGCCGCTGCTGGTAGAATTGCAGGCATTAGTTGCGCCGACTCCCTATGTACCGCCGCGCCGCACAGCGGATTCCGTGGATATCAAGCGGATTCAGCTGCTGCTCGCGGTGCTCGAAAAGCGCGTCCATCTGCAGGTGGGCGCCTGTGATGTGTATGTAAAGGTAGCGGGGGGCATCAAGATTGATGAACCTGCCGCGGACTTGGGGATTTGCGTGGCTATGGCATCGAGCTTTGCTAACCGGCAGATTCGTTCCAAGACGATTGTGTTTGGTGAAGTGGGGCTGTCTGGTGAAGTGCGGGCGGTAGGCCAGGCCGATGTGCGCATCAACGAAGCCAAGCGCTTAGGCTTCGAGCACGTTGTCCTGCCCATGAAGAATTACCGTCAGCTGGCCAAAGAAATAAAGGGCATCAAGCTCTATGGTGCTGAGACCATAGGTGATGCCCTGAAGCTGGCTATGCCTAGAAACTGA
- a CDS encoding ATP--guanido phosphotransferase encodes MVEALLQDSRLSWLQSGGADRDVVLASRILLSRNLRDLPFPNRADLYELAKVEERVAAAVPALQDVIGENLQAVQMENLSNLQREVLREKQLISEKMLRNPQHRTVYVADSQAVSLMVNEEDHIRIQCVTAGLDLAEPLKKAFAIDDMLESQLDIAFDEKMGYLTSSPTNLGTGLRAAVLLHLPGLVFTRNVSSIINISPQLGLAVRPLYGDDKEQPGCLFQIANQLTLGYSEQELIDNLRGAVTEIVAHERRARKALALYMKERLEDEVWRAYGTLSYARLLSEKEVLELLSRLRLGMDLKLIRGLAPECYGQMLLASRTSFLQNLAANENLSKTEIDRLRAQHVRRIIEEHQVSLEE; translated from the coding sequence ATGGTTGAAGCATTGTTGCAGGATAGCCGGCTGAGCTGGCTTCAGTCGGGCGGTGCTGACCGTGATGTGGTCTTGGCCAGTCGGATTTTGCTGTCCCGAAATCTGCGGGATTTGCCCTTCCCTAACCGGGCCGACCTTTATGAACTGGCCAAGGTGGAAGAACGGGTGGCTGCCGCTGTTCCCGCTTTGCAGGACGTGATTGGGGAGAATCTGCAGGCCGTGCAGATGGAAAACCTCTCCAATCTGCAGCGGGAGGTTTTGCGGGAAAAGCAGCTCATCAGCGAAAAGATGCTGCGCAATCCCCAGCATCGGACGGTTTATGTTGCCGACAGTCAGGCGGTCAGCCTGATGGTCAATGAAGAGGACCATATCCGCATCCAATGCGTGACGGCAGGACTTGATTTGGCAGAGCCTTTGAAAAAGGCCTTTGCCATTGACGATATGCTGGAAAGCCAGTTAGATATTGCCTTTGATGAAAAGATGGGCTATCTGACTTCGAGCCCCACGAACCTTGGGACGGGTCTTCGGGCTGCAGTGCTTTTGCATCTGCCCGGTCTGGTCTTTACGCGGAATGTCAGCAGCATCATCAACATTTCGCCGCAGTTAGGTTTGGCGGTACGGCCGCTCTATGGTGATGATAAGGAACAGCCGGGGTGTCTCTTCCAGATTGCCAATCAGTTGACGCTCGGGTATTCGGAGCAGGAACTTATCGACAATCTGCGGGGGGCCGTGACGGAAATCGTGGCCCACGAGCGCCGGGCCCGCAAGGCTTTGGCCCTTTACATGAAGGAGCGGCTCGAAGATGAGGTATGGCGGGCTTACGGCACGCTGTCCTATGCCCGTCTGCTGTCGGAGAAGGAAGTGCTGGAACTGCTTTCCCGCCTGCGGCTGGGCATGGATTTGAAACTTATCCGAGGTTTAGCGCCGGAATGTTACGGGCAGATGCTTTTGGCCAGCCGTACGAGTTTTTTGCAGAACCTTGCCGCCAATGAAAATCTCTCCAAGACGGAAATTGACAGATTGCGGGCTCAACATGTGCGCCGGATTATTGAGGAGCATCAGGTGAGCCTGGAGGAATAA
- a CDS encoding metal ABC transporter substrate-binding protein, whose protein sequence is MSCLKKLMSILLAVLVCVLAVGCGSQTAKDKKEFTIVTSFYPMYIDVLNITKGVEGVKVVNMTKPQTGCLHDYQLTTEDMKTLEKADVFVVNGAGMESFLEKAAKQNPKMKTIEASNYKDINLLKNGDEENPHVWLSVTYSIAQVKAITAGLCEADPAHKDAYRKNALDYCMKLEALKEEMHGELDNLPHKDIVTFHEAFPYLAKEFKLNIVSVIEREPGTEPTPQELEDTIKQVNGLTTKVLFTEPQYSPAAAETIARETGAKVYQLDPIVTGEANESAMDAYIDTMKKNMAVLKEALQ, encoded by the coding sequence TTGTCTTGCTTGAAAAAGTTAATGAGTATATTGCTGGCTGTTCTCGTATGTGTTCTCGCCGTAGGCTGCGGCAGCCAGACGGCCAAGGATAAGAAGGAGTTTACCATCGTCACTTCCTTCTATCCGATGTATATTGATGTGCTGAACATCACCAAAGGGGTAGAGGGCGTTAAGGTGGTCAACATGACCAAGCCGCAGACCGGCTGCCTGCACGATTATCAGCTGACCACTGAGGACATGAAGACATTGGAGAAGGCGGATGTGTTCGTGGTCAATGGTGCGGGCATGGAAAGCTTTTTGGAAAAAGCAGCCAAGCAGAATCCGAAAATGAAGACCATTGAGGCTTCCAATTACAAGGACATCAATCTGCTGAAAAATGGCGACGAGGAAAATCCCCATGTATGGTTGTCAGTGACTTACAGCATTGCGCAGGTTAAAGCCATTACCGCTGGTCTTTGCGAAGCAGACCCTGCACACAAGGACGCTTACCGCAAGAATGCACTCGACTACTGCATGAAGCTCGAAGCACTCAAAGAGGAAATGCATGGCGAACTGGATAATTTGCCGCATAAGGATATCGTGACCTTCCATGAGGCTTTCCCCTATCTGGCCAAAGAATTCAAGCTGAACATTGTCAGCGTAATCGAGCGTGAGCCGGGCACGGAACCGACGCCACAGGAACTGGAAGACACCATCAAGCAGGTAAATGGCCTTACGACCAAGGTGTTGTTTACAGAACCGCAGTATTCTCCGGCAGCGGCTGAGACGATTGCCCGCGAAACCGGCGCGAAAGTCTATCAGCTTGACCCGATTGTAACCGGCGAAGCCAACGAAAGCGCCATGGATGCCTATATTGACACCATGAAGAAGAATATGGCAGTGCTCAAAGAAGCTCTGCAGTGA
- a CDS encoding CtsR family transcriptional regulator, producing MSNIADLIEAYILRQLATQQDGKVELRRTDIADEISCAPSQISYVLSTRFTQDKGFVVESRRGLGGFIRIVQVPVKNMVYEDMLAAIKPDTELPVVQSMIKYLLQHEMITGREASLMMQFVVSIFQSDSITDKERVRMLKTMLLTLENFS from the coding sequence GTGAGCAATATTGCCGATTTGATTGAAGCTTATATCCTGCGGCAGCTGGCTACCCAGCAGGACGGCAAGGTGGAGCTGCGGCGCACGGATATCGCCGACGAGATTTCCTGTGCTCCTTCCCAGATAAGCTACGTGCTGTCCACCCGCTTTACCCAGGACAAGGGGTTCGTGGTGGAGTCCCGTCGCGGCTTAGGCGGGTTTATCCGCATCGTGCAGGTGCCGGTCAAGAACATGGTCTACGAGGATATGCTCGCGGCCATTAAGCCGGATACGGAACTGCCGGTGGTGCAGTCCATGATTAAGTATCTTTTGCAGCACGAGATGATTACAGGGCGGGAAGCCTCTCTGATGATGCAGTTTGTGGTATCCATCTTCCAGTCGGATTCCATTACGGACAAGGAACGGGTGCGGATGCTCAAGACCATGCTGCTGACCTTGGAAAACTTCTCGTAA
- the meaB gene encoding methylmalonyl Co-A mutase-associated GTPase MeaB yields the protein MDIAKELLKGNRLALSKAITAIENEYPEATEIMKEIYPHTGHAYVLGITGPPGAGKSTLTDKITRAYRAQGKTVGIVAVDPTSPFTGGAILGDRIRMNELTLDTGVFIRSMGTRGSLGGLSHKTADAVKAMDAFGKDIIIVETVGVGQSEVDIVKAADTTMVVLIPGMGDDIQAIKAGILEIGDLYCINKSDLDGADKLVREINMMLDLDSFMTDWRPPITKVIASQNEGIEELIGTVEKHRAYIEGNGELTRRRTKRTRDEMLDILNSGINNFVKGQIVDSGRLDEFVEKIRAHDTDPYTVVGGLMDEMLKK from the coding sequence TTGGATATAGCAAAAGAATTACTCAAGGGCAACCGCCTGGCGTTATCCAAGGCCATCACGGCCATTGAAAACGAATATCCTGAAGCCACGGAAATCATGAAGGAGATATATCCGCATACCGGCCATGCATATGTGCTGGGGATTACTGGGCCGCCGGGAGCAGGCAAGAGTACACTTACGGATAAGATTACCAGGGCTTACCGTGCCCAGGGAAAGACCGTGGGTATTGTGGCAGTGGACCCCACCAGCCCCTTTACCGGCGGTGCCATCTTAGGTGACCGTATCCGCATGAATGAACTGACACTTGACACAGGAGTCTTTATCCGCAGCATGGGCACCCGCGGCAGTTTAGGGGGACTTTCCCACAAGACTGCTGATGCCGTAAAGGCCATGGATGCTTTTGGAAAGGACATCATTATCGTCGAGACAGTGGGGGTAGGCCAGTCGGAGGTAGATATCGTCAAAGCTGCCGATACTACCATGGTCGTGCTTATTCCGGGAATGGGGGATGACATTCAGGCCATTAAGGCTGGAATCCTGGAGATTGGTGATTTGTACTGCATCAACAAGTCTGACCTCGATGGGGCAGACAAGCTGGTGCGGGAAATCAACATGATGCTGGATTTGGACAGCTTTATGACGGATTGGCGGCCGCCCATTACCAAAGTTATCGCCAGTCAGAACGAAGGCATCGAGGAATTAATCGGCACAGTGGAAAAGCACAGGGCGTATATCGAAGGCAACGGGGAACTGACCCGCCGCCGCACGAAGCGCACCCGTGATGAGATGCTCGATATCCTGAACAGCGGCATCAACAATTTCGTCAAAGGACAGATTGTGGACAGCGGCCGCTTGGATGAATTCGTGGAGAAAATCCGCGCTCATGATACGGACCCATACACAGTAGTTGGGGGCCTGATGGACGAGATGCTCAAAAAATAA
- a CDS encoding cobalamin B12-binding domain-containing protein: MEKKIRVLVAKPGLDGHDRGAKVVARALRDAGFEVIYTGLRQTPEQIAEAALQEDVNVVAMSILSGAHGHLFPKVVDLVRGNGMTDTLIIGGGVIPDADIPALKEAGVAEVFTPGTPTSDVVNFIKENVKL, encoded by the coding sequence ATGGAAAAGAAAATCAGAGTTCTTGTTGCAAAACCGGGCCTTGATGGCCATGACCGCGGTGCAAAAGTGGTTGCCCGTGCCCTGCGTGATGCTGGTTTTGAAGTTATCTATACGGGCCTGCGCCAGACTCCGGAACAGATTGCCGAAGCTGCCCTGCAGGAAGACGTTAATGTTGTTGCTATGAGCATTCTGTCCGGTGCACACGGCCATCTCTTCCCGAAAGTGGTTGACCTGGTTCGTGGCAACGGCATGACCGATACCCTGATTATCGGCGGCGGTGTTATCCCCGACGCTGATATCCCGGCCCTCAAAGAAGCTGGCGTAGCGGAAGTATTTACGCCGGGTACGCCGACCAGCGATGTGGTCAACTTTATCAAGGAAAATGTAAAACTCTGA